Sequence from the Drosophila innubila isolate TH190305 chromosome 3L unlocalized genomic scaffold, UK_Dinn_1.0 0_D_3L, whole genome shotgun sequence genome:
CGATTAacacaagttggcagcactacCAATACCAAAACGTGCGCTggcagcaaaataaataagacgCAAACCGTGAGACGCTTGGATGGAAAATATCTACAAACATTTGCAACGCCCACAATCAAGTTATTCTTCACATTAAATCggaaaagtaattaaaaacaactGCCGACATGAGTATGAGCGATGACGACAGGGATATCGATATAGAGAGTGACGTAAGCAAAGTCCCGATATGCATTTGACGTCACAAATAATATCGTAAATTCGCTTGCAGGATGACGCGGACTCTGATAATGGTCTTGGCTCCTCTCGGCACACAAGCACAGCAAACTTTACGCAGGTATTTGGACATCAAAAAGTATACGAATGAGATGAAGATaataagagcaacaacaacaaacgcgcGCATTGCCTTTGTTTATCAACACACGCacgttttattgttgttgtaactgaGTCGACTCACAAACAAGtctgttaatttttgtttgttttcttttgaattGTTCAAGGCCGAAAAACGAGCGCATCACAATGCTTTAGAGCGACGTCGACGAGATCACATCAAGGAGAGTTTCACCAATCTGCGCGAAGCGGTGCCCACGTTAAAGGGTGAAAAGGTGAGCGAAAACGGTTTCAAAGTTTGGCAAGTGATAAGGCTACAatcgagtgtgctcgactgtgagagacccgttctaaaatgattaatttaaagttatattGAAAGACTTTATCATTAAATCTCTCTTTATCTACTTTTACTTTACTGATaacaactatatatattacagGCCAGTCGCGCTCAGATCCTTAAGAAGACCACCGAATGCATACAAACGTTACGCCGTAAGATAAGTGAGAATCAAAAGGATATCGAGGACATTAAGAAACAGAACAGTATCTTAGATGAACAGAGTaagtttaaatcaaataaccCTCTCGTAATTGTTTAAACTAATTGACTTCACTGCAGTACGTCGGTTAGAAGGCAACACATCGAATGGATCGGATTTCCTAAGTGGTGACGAACTAAGCAGCGACGTTGAGGATGCTCTGGAACAGTCGGACTTCAGCAGGCGCAGTAAAAAGATGAAAACATTTCATACATAGCCCCCGATTGGCATCTATATAAGACTTACGCAGGTGTCGTAAAGGAATCAATCAAAACAAAGAGAAACGAAACGTCAATGCCATTGTGGCATTATCATAATCATTACAACCTAAGTCCAAAGCATAGCCCAATCCCCACCAAACTTTATCCTCTCGTCTAccttaatgtgtgtgtgtgttattttgTACTCTCACTATACTAAAACCAATTTGTAAGTATCTCTAAATACATTAGTTATGTATCTAAAAAATTAGACTCTTGAATTTGTGTATGAAAGTTCGAATGCAAgctatacaaaaattatgtatatttttttcgatttaagAACGTCTTATGATGGACCATTttactaataaaaatttgtaggtATTCgtatctaaaaaatatatattttaatcacacactgacacactgCACAGACTATTTGAACTTTAGCGTCAACCagagaataacaaaaacaaagagcaCAAAGAGGAACATGTAACACATTTGTTTGGAGCCGCCGCCTTGTTTGGCCAGACGCACAACTCTCGTCATTGTGTTGCCCAGGAATCCCCCAGTCCTGTCCATGTCGTCATCAATGCCGCGCAACAGTTTGTCCTGGTATCGCACCTCATTGCCAATATCGATGGTCAGCGATTTAAGGGCGCCAATCTTCTGTTGCAGCTCCTCCGCAGCTCGTTCGTTTTCCGCCTCCAGAGCATCGTGTCCACTGGGCGGTGGTTGCTGGTTCAGCGGTTGGTAGGGATAGTTATTACGCCGCATGCTGCTGCCACTACTTCTGCTGCCTGTGTGTGCCagttttgcattaatttcgCTGCAATTCTAGGAGAAAGCCAATTAATAAACCAACTGCAAGTGACACGTAAACCAAAGGGAAATTTGCTCATACTCGAAGGCAATGCAGCTGCTGTTTTTATTGTTCGTTTTCGTCACTTGTTCGTTTGATTCGCCCTCTGATTCATCCAATATCTAAATGACTGTCTGCTatggatttaattaaataataaatgaagcttgcaataacaattgtttttaatgcaatGTTTATCAGAGTTAAATTGCTCCGCTAAGAACTAGTTCATTTGCACTGCTCTTTGGACTGCAGTACTAATGACGGAATGACACCTTTAATTTTCAGACACagaactaaatataaaaaagttttatttaaaacgtCGATTTGATTCCTACTTTTGTTAACTAAATAGTGAATACCAAGAgaactgaataaaaaatattatctagTTTACACAACAGGTATTTAAAAATCCAGTCTTATATCTCGTAACGATTATATGTGCGTCAAGTTAGCAACGGTTCGCCAGCAACGAAAAACGGAACTTGGTTCACGAGTCGGAACCAGTTATGAATTTCctcattttttaatgtttttcgacgttaaaacaataaagtaatGATGCAGAATTGtagataattgttttatttatagtcttaagcaatattttggCAGTTTCAGCCTTGATTTGGGTGAAACAAGTAAacataaaagtgaaaagtttacatttccaccatttcttaaatatctaaGCTCAGGGCGAACGAAAACCGCTAATGCACGATTAAAGCCCAAAGTTTCACCTTTCTAATGGGACcatatttagaaaaagttaTCAGAACgttttgagatattttggaaagaaCGAAGCTACCTCAGAAAAAGCCCCATACAAAATGACCGCCAAAATCAATGCCTGGTTCTCAAACCTTAATATCCTTTCTCAGGAGGAACGGCCCAAAAAGCGgcatatatcaaattaaagctacaagtttggagaagctattttaatttaatttaaagaaagttatcagacagttttgagaaaattaattaattgtaaattaacccCAAAAAGTTCATGAGCAAGTCCTATCGAACTAGTAGCTCCAACGTGAACCGAACTACTACGCGACAGAAAGCTGATTGATATGGGTCGGATATATATGcgcttcaaaaaatcgttgctaactatttaaaggtcgcggccccagatgcacggtatgtgggagtataggcattaattttactaacattttgctgcaactttcatcaatttctatcagacagtttttgagaaatttgcattttagtgaacttggcattttagcttagatcaaaacaaaaaaagattgGCAGCTCTTGGCGCCGcttaaaaaatcgttgctaactatttaaaggtcgCGGGATGCACGGTATGGAGTATAGGCATTAATTTTACGAacatttgctgcaactttcatcaatttctatcagacagtttttgaaatttgcattttagtaaatttgccattttagctgaaatcaaaacaaaaaacgtggcagctcttgtacataaatattaaagtggcACCGCTtaaaatcgttgctaactatttaaaggtGGCAGTATGTGGATATAGGCATtaattttgaacattttgctgcaactttcatcaatttctatcagacagttttgaaatttgcattttagtgaatttggcattttagctgagattaaatacataaaaaacgtggcagcttgtacataaatattaaagtggcaccgcttcaaaatcgttgctaactatttGTCGGCAGATGCACGCTATGTGGAGTATAGGCATTAATTTTAcgaacattttgctgcaactttcatcaatttctatcagacagttttgagaaatttgcattttagtgaatttggcattttagctGAGATTAAATACAAAACGTGGCAgctttgtacataaatattaaagagtggcaccgtcaaaatcgttgctaactatttGTCAGATGCATGTAGTATAGGCATTACTGCTTAACattttctatcagacagttttgagaaatttgcattttagtaaatttgccattttagctgagattaaatacaaaaagattGGCAGCTCTTGTACATAACATAAAGAGTGGCACTGCTCAAAAAATCGTTGCCAccttaatatttatgtacaagagctgccacgtttttatgtatttaatctcagctaaaatgccaaattcactaaaatgcaaatttctcaaaactgtctgatagaaattgatgaaagttgcagcaaaatgttagtaaaattaaggcctataATTCCACATAgcgtgcatctggggccgcgaccttaaatagttagcaacgatttttgaagcggtgccactttaatatttatgtacaagagctgccacgttttttatgtatttgatttcagcaaaatggcaaattcactaaaatgcaaattctcaaaactgtctgatagaaattgatgaaagttgcagcaaaatgttagtaaaattaaggcctataCTCCCACATAGCGTGCATCTGGGGTCATgacctttaaatagttagcaacgatttttgaagcggtgccactctttaatatttatgtacaagagctgccacgtttttatgtatttaatctcAGCTAAAATGCCAAttcactaaaatgcaaatttcaaaactgtctgatagaaattgatgaaagttgcagcaaaatgttcgTAAAATTAATGCCTATACTCCCACATACcgtgcatctggggccgcgacctttaaatagttagcaacgattttttgaagcgGCGCCAAGAGCTGCcaatctttttttgtttttgatctaagctaaaatgccaagttcactaaaatgcaaatttctcaaaaactgtctgatagaaattgatgaaagttgcagcaaaatgttagtaaaattaatgcctatactcccacataccgtgcatctggggccgcgacctttaaatagttagcaacgattttttgaagcgCATATATATCCGACCCATATCAATCAGCTTTCTGTCGCGTAGTAGTTCGGTTCACGTTGGAGCTACTAGTTCGATAGGACTTGCTCATGAACTTTTGgggttaatttacaattaattaattttctcaaaactgtctgataactttctttaaattaaattaaaatagcttctccaaacttgtagctttaatttgatatatgcCGCTTTTGGGCCGTTCCTCCTGAGAAAGGATATTAAGGTTTGAGAACCAGGCATTGATTTTGGCGGTCATTTTGTATGGGGCTTTTTCTGAGGTAGCTTCGttctttccaaaatatctcaaaacGTTCTGAtaactttttctaaatatgGTCCCATTAGAAAGGTGAAACTTTGGGCTTTAATCGTGCATTAGCGGTTTTCGGGGCCGTTCGCCCTGAGCttagatatttaagaaatggtggaaatgta
This genomic interval carries:
- the LOC117787955 gene encoding protein max; translated protein: MSMSDDDRDIDIESDDDADSDNGLGSSRHTSTANFTQAEKRAHHNALERRRRDHIKESFTNLREAVPTLKGEKASRAQILKKTTECIQTLRRKISENQKDIEDIKKQNSILDEQIRRLEGNTSNGSDFLSGDELSSDVEDALEQSDFSRRSKKMKTFHT
- the LOC117787956 gene encoding BET1 homolog — translated: MRRNNYPYQPLNQQPPPSGHDALEAENERAAEELQQKIGALKSLTIDIGNEVRYQDKLLRGIDDDMDRTGGFLGNTMTRVVRLAKQGGGSKQMCYMFLFVLFVFVILWLTLKFK